A window of Maioricimonas rarisocia genomic DNA:
GCGACGGCAGGCGCACCGTTCTGCTGCTGAAGGTAGGGCGCGGCCAGCACGGTGACGATGGCCGCGACGCTTCCCCCACCAATTGCGGCGGCAAGCGGCTCTCGCCGCATCGCATAGATGAACAACGCGACGCCGACGTAGGCGGCGATCGCACCGCCGACCTGGGCGGAATCTCCGAGCCGGGCGAACATCCGCAGCTGCATGCCCATCATCGGGAGGACGAAGCTGGCCAGCCCGACGAGCATCAGAGCGATTCCGGACTTGCGCAGATGAGCGTCCATTTCGCTCATTTCTGTCGCGGCCTCGCGACGGGTCCGCAGCCGCTTCGATTCGTCGCCGGAGGCTGAGACAAAGATCTGCGTATCGCAATGCTTGCAGGCGATCGCGTTGCCGATCTTAGAGTCGGGAACCTTGTACCGCTTTGCGCAGCCGGGGCAGGTGACAGAGACGGACATTCGCTGAGTCCGGAATGGAGAATCGGAACGATTGTGCGGAGAGAAAACGCTCGAGCATTCCTGCCCGTCGTGATGACTACCGATGCTACTGTCTGCATTGCGGCGACCACAAGTGGACTGCCGGCCGTGGGGCGACTCCTGCGTTGTAACGCCCACAACGAATGCAGAACTGGTATCCGGGGTCAGAGCGGTTTCACTGAGTCGACATCTCCGGAGGTCCACCCGATAATGACCTGCCTGTCGTGGATTCAGGTGCTCCCTCCCGGCAGATTCAAACCGTGTCGCCCTTCCACACGAGCCCCCCGTGCCCGAACCGACGCAAGGCAACGCACTGACGACTCCGGACTTCTGGGGCGACGAGTTCTGGAAGCTGAATCGGGACGCCGTGCCGGAACTCGAGATCGACCCGGATCACCGCGAGTTCTCGTGGTTGCACCGCTTCCTGCAACAGCACCTCCCGCGACGGCCGGATGCCCGTCTGCTCGAACTGGGGTGCCACCCTGGTCGTTATCTGTGGTACTTCCACACGTACTTCGGCTACGAGGTGGAGGGAGTCGAGTATGTCGCACCGGCTGCAGAGCTGACGCATCAGGCGCTGAAGGCCCACGACATCGAGGTCCCCATTCACGCGGCGGACCTGTTCGACTTCCAGCCGGATTCGGACGAACTGTTCGACGTCGTCTGCAGCTTCGGCGTCGTCGAGCATTTCGCCGACGTCGAACCGGTCATCCGCCGGCACGGCGAACTTGCTCGTCCGGGAGGACTGGTTGTGATCGCCATTCCCAATCATGCTGGCGTGAACGGCACCGTCCTGAAGTGGATTCAGCCCGAGGTGTACGCGGTTCACAACCACATGTCGTTTCGCGACCTGAAAGACGCCATCGACGCGAATGCCGAGCTCGACTACGTCGCCGGCGGTTATCTTGGACACTTCAGCCTGGCGCCGTCGAACCTCTGCCCGCACCTCCGCCAGCGGCTGCCGTGGAAGGTGTACGCCCTGTTCGAGCGGATCTACAACGGCTGCGTCCGCGTTGCTCACTACCTGCCAAACAGTCGCTGGTTCAGCCCGAACGCTGTCGTCGTTGCCCGTCGCCGCAGCCACGACACCCGGTGACCCACAAGTGGCCGGGGCGGCTGCTGCCTACTTACTTCGACCGGGCAGATAACTGGCGGCCGCGGCGACTGCTCGACGCGGGTATTCGTCACCAGCCAGATAGAGCACGGCCGGATACAGTCCTGCCGCCAGCAGCACCCCGGCGGTGACGCGCGCCGGCGTTACGGTCTGCATCAGCCACCAGGCCGGGGCGATCGCCAGAGCTGCCGCCGCCAGCGAACGGAACAGGGCCGGCAACAGCCCGGCCGGCCAGCCGATGATGCCGATTGCCCCCAGCAGCCCGATCATCACGATGGTGTTGACGACGTAGTACAACGACGTGACGCCGACGAGACCGGCCGCTCCGTACGTGTCGACGACAACGAACTTCAGCACGCTTCCCCACAACAGTCCGCTCAGCCCGATCAGCGTGGGCACCCACGTTCGCCCCAGCGAAAAGAAAGTGCGGCTGGCCAGTTCGCCGACGCCCGCTGCCAGGATCACTCCCAGGTAGAAGCGGACCAGTCCGGCGACCGCGTGGACGTCTTGCGAAGTAAACTCACCACGTCGAAAGAGCACTTCGATGATGCTGTCGCTGCAGAACAGCAGGCCGCCCAGAACCGGCATCAGCACGACCACCAGCAGACGCCATCCCTCCGTCAGGTCGCTCCTCAGTTGCTGCATGTCACCGTCCGCGGCATGGCGCGCCAGCGAGGGAAAGATTACCACCGCCAGTCCACTGGTGGCCAGAGTCGCGACCGCCGTGGCGATCCGCCAGGCATACCCCATATGAGAAATGCTCCCCTCGCTCAGGCGGGCCGCGAGGGGACGATCGACCAGCACGTCGAGTCGCGAGCAGGCGGCTCCGAGAAGGAGCGGCGTCGCGAGAATCATCAGCCGGTGCAGCGTGGGGCGGGACGGCACAGAGAACATCCCGCGAGCCCGCGGAAAGCCCGACATCAGCATGAGGGTTCCGATGCCGCCGCCGGCAAGAATCGCCCAGGCCAGCCCGCGCGTCGTCGCGTCAAATACGAACAGAAACAGCAGGATCGATGATGCGGGTCCAAACAACCCGGCGAACGCCGGCAGGAAAAACTGGTGCCGCGAGTGGTAAGCGCCGTACAGAAAGCCGGTCAAGGTATTCAGGGGCACGAGCCAGGCGAGGATCTGCAGTAATCCCGCGGCGCTCTCGGCAGCAGGCGCGTCGAACTCGGCGTAAAAGAGCCCGATGAGCTGGTTCGACAACAACGCTATTGCCAGAGCCATCGCCGTCGAGAGGCCCGCCAGCAGGAGTCCTGTCCGGGCCAGCTCCCGCTCGGCGACGTCCGCTCCGTGAGCAGCCCGCTGCTCGTTGTAGATCGGGATGACGACCGAACCGATCGCTCCCGCGAGGATGCCTCCGACCACGAGTGGCAGGGCGTACGCGGCCAGGTAGGCATCCAGTTCGTCGGAAGCTCCGAAAGCGTGGGCAACCACGAGC
This region includes:
- a CDS encoding class I SAM-dependent methyltransferase: MPEPTQGNALTTPDFWGDEFWKLNRDAVPELEIDPDHREFSWLHRFLQQHLPRRPDARLLELGCHPGRYLWYFHTYFGYEVEGVEYVAPAAELTHQALKAHDIEVPIHAADLFDFQPDSDELFDVVCSFGVVEHFADVEPVIRRHGELARPGGLVVIAIPNHAGVNGTVLKWIQPEVYAVHNHMSFRDLKDAIDANAELDYVAGGYLGHFSLAPSNLCPHLRQRLPWKVYALFERIYNGCVRVAHYLPNSRWFSPNAVVVARRRSHDTR
- the murJ gene encoding murein biosynthesis integral membrane protein MurJ is translated as MSSATEKQSSISLRSVGVVTFLSVGQLVLLFGLQLVVAHAFGASDELDAYLAAYALPLVVGGILAGAIGSVVIPIYNEQRAAHGADVAERELARTGLLLAGLSTAMALAIALLSNQLIGLFYAEFDAPAAESAAGLLQILAWLVPLNTLTGFLYGAYHSRHQFFLPAFAGLFGPASSILLFLFVFDATTRGLAWAILAGGGIGTLMLMSGFPRARGMFSVPSRPTLHRLMILATPLLLGAACSRLDVLVDRPLAARLSEGSISHMGYAWRIATAVATLATSGLAVVIFPSLARHAADGDMQQLRSDLTEGWRLLVVVLMPVLGGLLFCSDSIIEVLFRRGEFTSQDVHAVAGLVRFYLGVILAAGVGELASRTFFSLGRTWVPTLIGLSGLLWGSVLKFVVVDTYGAAGLVGVTSLYYVVNTIVMIGLLGAIGIIGWPAGLLPALFRSLAAAALAIAPAWWLMQTVTPARVTAGVLLAAGLYPAVLYLAGDEYPRRAVAAAASYLPGRSK